The Oligoflexia bacterium nucleotide sequence AGCTCAAAGGCAATTGCCCCTGTTTCATATAACCTGCAAAGGGGTCTGGGTTAGCACAGTTTTGATACGTCGTAAATAAAGCGCTAAGTACGAAAAAATAGCCTAATAAAATTGCGCGTTTTCTGCCTTTAAACATATTTACTCCTGCCTAAGTTGCTTATCGGCAATATCAGTAAATACTTAAAGCTGAAAAAACCACTACAAAAAAGCTAAAAAATTACAAGATACTTAAAGCTGGTGCCAGGAACCTGAAAACCCTAATTTGAACGAGCTGGGTTTTTATCAACTTCTTTCATGAGCTTACTGCGTTCATGAAATGCTGCCCAATAGAGAAATAAGCTGATGAACATTCCGATAAATGAAAAGCCAATTCCAGCTAAGAGTTCATTTGGGGAAAGCACAGGAATAAAAAAGGAAAGACTTCCGCAGACAATTGCACTGAGTAATGCGACTTCGGTGTTTCGTGGAAATCTGCGCCTTGAATCGCCTAATAATAAAGTGAAGCCAAGACCTCCTAGAAGCCCAATAACTGCGAAACTCAATATGCCTAGTAATAAAAATTTAGTATCCATGCTCTATTCATAGAGCATTTGCCGTGCCATTAAATGAAGCGAAATTTCAATTGCTGAGCTGACTGTGAGAGTCTTTTTGCCCCACCGTGGGACACTATCAACGTGAAAATGTACACTAAATCGTGGATCACCTGAGGGTTCCATTTTTTTAGAGTCGCATACTCAGATCAGGTTGTGAGCAACCCTTGCCACAAAAAATGCAAAAGAGCTGGATTTCATCGAGTGTCATCTCTCAACCTGGCTCTGGCGAATCGATATACATTCAACTTGGCAGTGGCGAATCGATATACATTCAACTTGGCAGTGGCGAATCGATATACATTGCCATTTTAGTGATCCCAAAAGCTTCTATTGTAGCTCTCTGATTGCACGATCTGCAAAGAAGCCTAAGATTTTCTTTTGAGTTCTGACCTCCCCATGCTTTGGGATGCCTATGATCTATCTCAAGAGCATAATGTGAACCACAGATCTGACACTTCCCCTTATCGCGAAGCCATACTTCACGTCTGACTTGGGCTTTTGAAATATTTAGAGTTTTTGAGTTTTGATTTTGCTGCCGTGCAGCCCGCGCTGGCGCGGGTGATTTTGACTTATCCCACTTCTCTAAAG carries:
- a CDS encoding HNH endonuclease signature motif containing protein, whose amino-acid sequence is SESDIEIKFTAKKELLDKIQKLKGIRAHKNPNLTIAELMDELCDLALEKWDKSKSPAPARAARQQNQNSKTLNISKAQVRREVWLRDKGKCQICGSHYALEIDHRHPKAWGGQNSKENLRLLCRSCNQRATIEAFGITKMAMYIDSPLPS